A single window of Scyliorhinus torazame isolate Kashiwa2021f chromosome 29, sScyTor2.1, whole genome shotgun sequence DNA harbors:
- the LOC140404059 gene encoding trinucleotide repeat-containing gene 6B protein-like isoform X5, whose amino-acid sequence MQVNDGSRRQEASLKTFMAECEDLTRDERNDTSESPIEESKQEKEEEKEEQLMEEKKRKKEDKKKKDATQKVTEQKTKVPEATKPSLSLPPTATPVGSVPTPAGNGGNNAKRAVATNGQPQNAARYLPREVPPRFRQHEHKVLLKRGQPPPPSCGLLGGGVGPPGLPGPNPGTAQPLTQPNCPLQHGSTPVDANPGGAGSNYANSAWGSGSSSTDLNHGWDKLIVDGSDMEAWPCITGRDSESASEHVDNEGASNLGSEKSLPPGSGTARSCKGTANQFAAGSGKNECKLGAWNMGLVPKPSHASSISSESKDGLNNWKNLSSPDGAGLGLTLNPNINPSAWPVLGQEGNSGKGTLETDVSSSSAQLSAVGQSPRDQDGTSASAWAKQSKTENAGVTWNASVGEQPQALNTDGPNNGDTNSLNASSQSTGNPLQNKGVSDTTGNGTWNMPLGMGLGNPLVLNQSVSTDASSEGSIRGTMEGRGTGGTWNTVWGSSGTDSISGQNGTGADGNNGRNGDDSAKAGSGMKQLLVNRSRTESWDNNGGGPWDSEAQDPNKAKNWGKGNRTASGGAQGLWGQQPGTDNRSEGEWGGPPNEQNCGTGGWDNHRVNPLPEHQGENSQNSNWAKASSSTGSDSASRSNNKRGGSETQPGGRRLNKTDPLDQEEVLQSVISRADLDPRVLSNTGWGQIQIKQNTMWDVQESPRNERRTDRGTEGWESTATQSTNSGGWGEGPSQSGHCTSGWGDAPQSSNMESKSPSGWVDPKNSQGWGGGTSEEKAPSWNEGPRIKEPGWGARQQPTQGWSANNGWGDGSGQPAEQPKAGGWDSSNSRWGDSGRGDVGSWGGGSNSNSNQRGGWDDPTRHQGWGESSKTAAPNWNKQQEVSGSWGTASAGSRQSGPGWGSTPVPPTPIPVVPKEEEPTGWEEPSPQSISRKMEIDDGTSAWGDPNSYNYKNVNLWDKNSQSESSGSGSMPREPNTSNVVTGRGSTSSSGSKSMQDGWGGGDRPAVASTRPPSWEEEDDSSIGLWNSAGTQESSSPYNSSNWTSGGKKTHKGSMKGGNNDAWINPLSTQFSKMGLLRESSEDGIGNKMDLTVGGLPDKKLESDKRGMNMDYNGMMRKDRSGFRPPNSKDSPTADSGPYFEKLNLPFSNQDGCLSDEAPNSPFSPPPSCKLSPSGTALPTTSLGCIGSGLNMQNLNARHNGNHGLFGGSSAQSRGVHTPQVQPMNSSQPNRAQVPPQFLPPPQVPASMLKHATPNGALNPALFSLGPQLTPQQIAMLSQLPQLPQLQLAYQLLIQQQQQQVLQNQRKLSAAVRQQQEQQLARIVNALQQQQQQQHRHNNTPGMKHSPSHPGIPKQHLDNVVPNSLPSGLPDFQTKGQLQPGYPMGLGSNMNVNQLDVNSIVGMKEPQSQQSRLKQWTTMEGLSPATPPPDHNPLKNGAISSSMAPPKSRDSLPYYEMIAGDSLASHSGAASDNWSTPKLSNGSSSSSWPPEFRPGEPWKGFQNIDPESDPYATPASMINSSAAPPSPDSEHQLLRDRSTGSSSSLNTSLPSPGAWSYSASNCSYSTVQSTSAKFNDFKSTWSPDPIGHPRMWKNQMSSKNTNPPTRPPPGLTNQKPPSSLWSSGAPRFSRGWGVQESRYAMSSNWGDGSSGGSSRVSSWLVLHNLTPQIDGSTLRTICMQHGPLITFHLNLTHGTALVRYSTKQEAAKAQTALHMCVLGNTTILAEFVSDEEVNRYFAQGQLSTPSPGWQTLETGQSQMDPVGSSLHSFGGRSSLGQWNSAGAVGRGSGNLAGASLWATPSYTASLWGAPNSDDSHRMGSPAPLLPGDLLGGGADSI is encoded by the exons TGCCCGAAGCGACGAAGCCAAGCCTAAGCCTGCCTCCAACTGCCACCCCAGTTGGCAGCGTTCCAACACCAGCCGGCAACGGTGGTAACAATGCCAAAAGGGCGGTGGCCACCAACGGCCAGCCACAGAACGCCGCCCGCTATCTGCCCCGTGAGGTGCCTCCTCGATTTCGCCAGCACGAGCACAAAGTGTTACTAAAACGTGGTCAGCCCCCTCCGCCTTCCTGTGGGCTTCTTGGAGGTGGGGTGGGGCCTCCTGGGTTGCCAGGACCAAACCCTGGCACTGCACAACCATTGACACAACCCAACTGTCCGCTGCAGCACGGCAGTACACCAGTGG ACGCAAATCCTGGGGGTGCTGGTTCAAATTATGCAAATTCTGCTTGGGGTTCTGGATCATCCAGCACTGACCTCAACCACGGCTGGGATAAGTTAATCGTAGACGGGTCTGATATGGAGGCTTGGCCTTGCATCACAGGCAGAGACTCTGAGTCGGCTTCGGAACATGTAGACAATGAAGGTGCCTCAAACCTTGGCTCCGAGAAGAGCCTGCCACCAGGAAGTGGCACTGCCAGGAGCTGCAAAGGAACTGCAAACCAGTTTGCTGCTGGGAGCGGAAAGAATGAATGTAAATTGGGGGCCTGGAACATGGGCCTCGTGCCTAAACCCAGTCATGCATCTTCCATCTCTTCGGAGAGCAAAGACGGACTCAACAATTGGAAAAACTTGAGCAGCCCTGATGGAGCTGGCCTTGGGTTGACCTTGAACCCAAATATCAACCCATCAGCCTGGCCAGTGTTGGGCCAGGAGGGCAATTCTGGAAAAGGGACTTTGGAGACAGATGTTTCGAGCTCCAGTGCACAACTTAGTGCAGTAGGTCAAAGCCCTAGGGATCAGGACGGTACTTCTGCAAGCGCCTGGGCAAAACAGTCAAAAACGGAAAATGCGGGTGTTACATGGAATGCTTCTGTTGGAGAACAGCCTCAAGCTCTTAACACTGATGGACCAAATAATGGCGACACTAACTCTTTGAATGCAAGTTCACAGAGCACCGGGAACCCTTTGCAAAACAAGGGAGTGTCTGATACGACAGGGAATGGGACCTGGAACATGCCCTTGGGAATGGGTTTGGGAAACCCCTTGGTATTGAATCAATCTGTGAGCACTGACGCCTCATCCGAAGGCAGTATTAGAGGAACTATGGAAGGCCGGGGAACTGGGGGAACTTGGAATACAGTTTGGGGGTCTTCTGGAACTGATTCAATTTCTGGACAAAATGGTACAGGAGCTGATGGCAATAATGGACGCAATGGCGATGATTCAGCAAAGGCTGGCTCTGGTATGAAACAGTTATTGGTGAATAGATCAAGAACTGAATCATGGGACAATAATGGCGGCGGACCGTGGGACTCTGAGGCGCAAGACCCCAACAAAGCAAAAAACTGGGGTAAAGGGAACAGAACAGCATCGGGTGGTGCTCAGGGTTTGTGGGGTCAACAGCCAGGGACTGATAATCGCTCAGAAGGGGAATGGGGTGGCCCTCCGAATGAACAGAATTGTGGCACAGGCGGATGGGACAATCACAGGGTAAATCCCCTCCCAGAACATCAAGGAGAGAACTCTCAAAATTCCAACTGGGCAAAGGCCTCTAGTTCCACTGGGAGTGACTCTGCTAGTCGAAGCAACAACAAAAGGGGAGGTTCTGAAACCCAACCAGGTGGACGGCGCTTAAACAAGACTGATCCTCTTGATCAAGAGGAGGTATTGCAATCTGTAATAAGCAGGGCTGATCTGGACCCGAGAGTGTTATCAAACACTGGGTGGGGCCAAATTCAAATAAAGCAGAATACAATGTGGGATGTTCAGGAGTCACCCAGGAATGAAAGGCGCACTGACAGAGGAACAGAAGGGTGGGAGAGCACCGCCACTCAGAGCACTAACTCAGGGGGCTGGGGCGAAGGGCCCAGTCAAAGCGGTCACTGCACCTCTGGGTGGGGAGATGCTCCGCAGTCTTCAAACATGGAGTCTAAGAGTCCAAGTGGGTGGGTGGACCCAAAGAACAGTCAAGGTTGGGGAGGTGGGACATCAGAAGAGAAGGCACCATCATGGAATGAGGGGCCTAGAATTAAGGAACCGGGTTGGGGTGCAAGACAGCAACCAACTCAAGGTTGGTCTGCCAATAATGGTTGGGGTGATGGAAGTGGGCAGCCAGCTGAACAACCAAAAGCGGGTGGCTGGGACAGTTCGAACTCTAGGTGGGGCGATAGTGGCCGTGGTGATGTAGGATCTTGGGGAGGTGGCAGTAATTCTAATTCAAACCAGAGAGGTGGGTGGGATGACCCCACAAGACACCAGGGATGGGGCGAGTCATCAAAAACAGCCGCTCCTAATTGGAATAAGCAACAAGAGGTCTCTGGCTCTTGGGGTACTGCGTCTGCTGGTAGCCGGCAATCAGGACCTGGCTGGGGCTCAACACCTGTGCCGCCTACACCCATCCCAGTCGTGCCAAAGGAAGAAGAACCGACTGGATGGGAAGAGCCTTCACCGCAGTCTATCTCCCGAAAGATGGAGATAGATGATGGCACTTCAGCCTGGGGAGATCCCAACAGCTACAACTATAAGAATGTGAATCTGTGGGACAAGAACTCCCAAAGCGAGAGCTCTGGAAGTGGGTCAATGCCACGGGAGCCAAATACATCCAATGTGGTTACAGGCCGAGGTTCCACATCCAGTTCTG GTTCAAAATCTATGCAGgatgggtggggtggtggtgatcGACCTGCTGTGGCAAGTACACGTCCCCCAAGCTGGGAGGAAGAAGACGATAGTTCAATTGGCCTGTGGAACAGTGCTGGAACTCAGGAGAGTAGTTCACCCTACAACTCATCTAACTGGACCTCAGGCGGGAAGAAAACTCACAAG GGCTCCATGAAAGGTGGGAACAATGACGCATGGATAAACCCTCTCTCTACGCAATTTTCCAAAATGGGATTACTG AGGGAGTCTTCTGAAGATGGAATTGGTAATAAGATGGACTTGACTGTTG GTGGTCTACCAGACAAAAAGCTGGAATCTGACAAACGGGGAATGAATATGGATTATAATGGAATGATGAGGAAGGATCGATCGGGATTCCGGCCACCAAATTCCAAAGACTCGCCCACCGCAGACAGTGGACCCTACTTTGAGAAA CTGAATTTGCCTTTCTCCAATCAAGACGGGTGCCTGTCTGACGAGGCACCTAACTCGCCCTTCTCCCCTCCTCCGAGCTGCAAGCTGTCTCCCTCGGGCACTGCTCTACCCACCACCAGCCTCGGCTGCATCGGCTCTGGTCTTAACATGCAAAATCTAAACGCGAGACAC AATGGCAATCATGGTTTATTTGGCGGTAGCTCAGCACAATCCAGGGGTGTGCATACACCTCAAGTACAGCCCATGAATTCATCCCAGCCTAACCGGGCTCAAGTGCCTCCACAATTCCTGCCCCCTCCTCAG GTTCCTGCCTCCATGCTGAAGCACGCCACTCCGAATGGCGCCCTGAACCCAGCCCTGTTTAGCCTTGGTCCTCAACTTACCCCTCAGCAAATAGCGATGCTCAGTCAACTTCCTCAGCTCCCACAGCTCCAGTTG GCCTACCAGCTCTTGattcagcaacagcagcaacaagtGCTGCAGAACCAACGGAAGCTCTCTGCCGCTGTCCGACAACAGCAAGAACAGCAA CTTGCCCGTATTGTAAATGCtctgcagcagcaacaacagcaacaGCACCGACACAACAACACCCCTGGGATGAAACACTCCCCATCGCATCCCGGCATACCCAAGCAGCACCTGGATAATGTTGTGCCTAATTCTCTCCCCTCTGGCCTTCCAGACTTCCAGACCAAAGGACAGCTTCAGCCGGGTTACCCAATGg GCCTGGGTTCAAACATGAACGTAAACCAGTTAGACGTCAACAGTATTGTAGGAATGAAGGAACCTCAGTCTCAGCAATCACGGCTCAAGCAGTGGACAACCATGGAGGGTCTCTCTCCTGCCACTCCGCCACCAGACCACAACCCCCTCAAAAACG GTGCTATTTCGAGCAGCATGGCACCACCGAAGTCTCGAGATAGTCTGCCCTATTATGAAATGATAGCAGGCGACTCCTTAGCCAGCCATTCGGGTGCTGCGAGTGACAACTGGTCCACCCCTAAGCTCTCGAATGGTTCCAGCAGCTCAAGTTGGCCACCAG AGTTCCGCCCTGGGGAACCATGGAAAGGTTTTCAAAATATTGACCCTGAATCAGATCCATATGCGACCCCAGCGAGCATGATAAACAGCTccgcagcacccccatccccggattCAGAACACCAACTACTCAGGGATAGGAGCACAG GGTCCAGTTCCTCCCTGAACACCTCGCTGCCTTCACCCGGTGCCTGGTCCTATAGTGCCTCAAACTGCTCCTACAGCACCGTACAGAGCACTTCAG CCAAGTTCAATGACTTCAAGTCAACGTGGTCTCCAGATCCAATTGGACATCCCAGGATGTGGAAGAATCAGATGTCATCTAAAAACACTAACCCACCAACCCGGCCGCCTCCAGGACTGACCAACCAGAAGCCCCCATCATCTCTGTGGAGCAGTGGAGCCCCTCGATTCAGCAGAGGATGGGGTGTACAGGAATCACGCTATGCCATGA GTTCCAACTGGGGTGATGGAAGTTCAGGTGGATCTAGCCGGGTCAGCTCCTGGCTTGTTCTTCATAATCTCACTCCACAG ATCGATGGCTCCACCCTGCGAACAATCTGCATGCAGCATGGCCCGCTGATAACATTCCACCTGAACCTGACACACGGCACTGCACTGGTTCGATACAGCACCAAGCAAGAGGCTGCCAAGGCCCAGACTGCGCTGCACAT GTGTGTGTTGGGGAACACTACCATCCTTGCTGAATTTGTCAGTGATGAGGAAGTCAACCGCTATTTTGCACAAGGTCAGTTATCAACACCATCCCCGGGCTGGCAGACACTGGAGACGGGACAGAGCCAGATGGATCCAGTCGGGAGCAGCCTGCACTCGTTTGGTGGGCGATCAAGCCTGGGACAATGGAACAGTGCCGGAGcagtgggcagggggagcgggAACCTGGCAGGAGCCTCACTGTGGGCCACCCCGAGCTACACAGCAAGCTTGTGGGGGGCCCCGAATTCTGATGACTCGCACCGAATGGGCAGTCCGGCCCCTCTACTACCTGGTGACctcctgggcggaggggctgattcAATTTGA